From a region of the Eretmochelys imbricata isolate rEreImb1 chromosome 6, rEreImb1.hap1, whole genome shotgun sequence genome:
- the NDUFB1 gene encoding NADH dehydrogenase [ubiquinone] 1 beta subcomplex subunit 1 translates to MVNFVQAVREYWVHILCPMGFVIGCYLDRRNDEKLSAFRNKSMLFKRELKPGEEVTWK, encoded by the exons ATGGTGAATTTTGTCCAAGCTGTGCGTGAATACTGGGTCCATATTTTGTGTCCCATGGGATTTGTTATTGGATGCTATCTGGACAGAAGGAATGATGAAAAACTATCAGCTTTCAGAAACAAGAGCATGTTATTTAAAAG GGAATTGAAACCCGGTGAAGAAGTTACCTGGAAATAA